From the Nostoc sp. PCC 7107 genome, the window ATTTGAATGATAATATTGACGCAATAGCTTTGAGGCTTTGAACATTTGCTGTTCATCTCAAACATGGATGTCTTCGTCACTAATATACTTAAAATCAGACTTACACACAGGACACGGAAAACAGAACCACAGAGGACAGAGAACAAACGTAGGGAATAGAGCTTTAGCTGTTTTTGCGTAAGTCTTAGTATTAAATTATCATACCAAACATCACACGCTATCCAACTGAATTTCACATTAAGTTAAGATGCGTTTGCATTGTAATATTGTGTTCGGTGAAAGACTTATTATTAAGGTCGTTTCTCCTTATGGACGATATAGCAGGTGACAGAGTTAAAAGTCTGATATAGCAGAAGGCAGGAGGCAGGAGGAAAAGTCTTATTATTCCTGGCATTCAAGCTTTCAAATTGTCCTAACATATCTGACTACCGCTATATTGTCTAGGTTTTATCGTTTACCAATGTCCTAAATAATATGGCTACGGCTATATATTCCAATACGGTTCAGTTAAGGTGATGAGAGTTGATTTCTCAATTTCTGCTTACCTATCAGACAATCAGCAAGATTTGGGGGAGAATCCCCCAATCCCCCTCCAAAATCATTCTTGCGTTTTTGGTTGAGTAATTATTTTTTGGTTTTGTTGTGATTTAGTTTTCTTATCTGAACCGTATTGGGTTATATTCCATTCAACTGCAAACCGCTATAATCGCCGAGTCTAGGCGATTGATTTGCGGCAGACATATCACAAGTAATTTGCCAGACATGATATGACTCTTGAATTCTGCTGTAATTACTGTGGTAGATGAAAAACCCGTAAAGCTACAGAAATTAAAGTTAGGAAGGTTAAAAAGCCGATAGTATCTAGCATAGTGGTGACTAACGGCCCACTTACCAAAGCTGGATCAAGCTTGAGGCGTTTCAAACCCATTGGTAGTAGTGTACCGAGAGTTACGGCCACCATTGTATTGGTAGCCATAACTGTGCCGGCAATTAAACCCACCCATCTTTCTTGAGGTTTCGCCCAAATCATTGATAGCGCCATCATGGTTAAGGCTAAAACTACCGCCGTACCCAAACCAGCGAGAACTTCTTTACGAAGAATTTTGAAAGTATCTCTGGGTGTGACTTCACCTACACCTAAACCTCTAATTGTCACAGTTAAGGCTTGAATTCCCACAGTCCCGCCGGTGTTAGAAAAAATTGGCATGATCACGGCTAAAACCGGGACAGCTGCAATTACCGATTGAAAAGGTGCGATCGCACTTGCCGCACCTATATATAATCCCATAATTGCTAACAACCAGGGTAAGCGCTTTCGCATCGTGACTAAGGGAGGAGACAAAGCTTCTTCATCACCACTTACCCCGGCTAATTTTTGAATATCTTCGGTAGCTTCTTCTTCTAAAATATCAATCACATCATCAATGGTAATGATGCCGACTAATCGATCTTCCCTGTCAACTACTGGGATAGCGATTAAGTCGTAACGCTTCATGATTTGGGCAACTTCTTCTTGCGGTGTTTCTGTTTTTACCTTAAGAACGCGATCGCTGGCAATATCCCGAATATAAACATCAGGAAAGGTAAACAATAACTGACGCAAGGAAACTACTCTAACAAGTTTGCGGTTATTGTCTGTAACATAGGCATAGTAAATTGTCTCTTTGTCTTCGTCTTGGCGGCGAATTTTGCTTAAGGCTTCCCCAACAGTCAAACCTTCTTGCAACCGCACATATTCTGTGGTCATTACCCGGCCAGCTGTACCTTCGGGATAACCAAGAATTGTGGCTGTGGCTTGTCTTTGTTCAGGACTTAACTGTTGTAATAAGCGTTTGACTACCCCAGCAGGTAACTCATCAAATAATTCTGCCCGTTCATCAGGACTCATCGCCTCAACAATCTGCACTACCTGAACATCATGCAGTGAATTAATTAGTTCTTCCTGCAAATCGGTTGGTAGATATTCAAAAACATCAATTGCTTGGGATTTATTTAACAGGCGGAAAGCGATCGCTCGCTGTTTTTCTGGTAATTGTGTAATATATTCCCCGACATCCACGGGTTGTAACCGATTTAAATCACACTTAAGTTGATTTAAATCACTGACATCAAACAGTGAATCACGAATATCCTGTATGAGCATGATACCTCCTATGTGCCTCCCCCGCGCCGAGAGACACGCTCACTAGCTTAGAGGAGGTTCGTACTGCCGTCTTGTGGACTTTTGTCCATAAAATCTCAACAACTCAATATCGATAGCCAATCAAGGCATCGCTAAATGATCATCGTAACTTGGAATCGCGCGATCTGATCAATTTTCAGTATCTATGTACTTAATTAGTGAGATTATATACAAGTACATCATTGATCACCCTGATTTTCTGTTAGCTAGTGTCGATTTTACTATTGCTAAAATTTGTGTCAAGCAAATGTAGCGGTTTGCTGGCAAAATTTACAGAGTCAAAATATTTACATATCCTCATTACTATTTGCTTGAAGATTAAGGGTAAATTTGTTAGCTCTCATGACAACTCTCAAACCCACCGAATTCTTCAAACCTAAGCTTTTTAGTACTATCTCAAGCGCCTGTAGGTTGGGTGAAACGAATTGGAAACCCAACAAAATGTGTAAATAAAACCGGATAATTTTTAACTCAGTAGGTTGGTGAAAATATTTCACTCCTCTTCTGGCATTGGTAAATCTAAGGCTATCAACAAAGCCTGAGATAAATGAGCCATTACCAACTGTGAAACTGCGCCTCTTAAACGTAAAAAGCGGGTTTTAGATAATACCCGCACTTGATCTGCCATTGCGATCGAATCTCTCTTAAGTCCACCATCAGGTGCTAAAATTAACACCTGAGTTGGATAAACTCGCTTTCCTGATTGATAAGTAGTGCAGGGAACTGCTAAAACGACCGGACTCGAAGAATTAATTGCATCACGACTGACAATAATCACTGGGCGAGTCCCTCCTTGCTCTGAACCTTCATTGGACTCTAGTCGAGCATCATAGACCTCACCCCTTCTCATTACAGAGATTCCTCTAACAGAAAAGCCTCCCACTGAGCAGCGGCGAATTCAGTTTCTAGTTTGAGTACCTCTGCCTGATAATCATTATCGCTGGCCATTTCTGCTAAAGCAGCGTCAATTGCGGCTCTTTTCTGTGCTGCTAATTCTCGACGTATTGCTTGCACCATAAAATCATTACGACTTCTTGCTTTGCCTTCTAAAACTGCCTGGTCAGTTGCTTCTAAAAGTTCCCGTGGTATTGCTAGTGTAGTGCGAACGGATTCGGCTTTCATGTAGTGATGATTATTTGGATGTCTTCAGTGACGACTTCTATGATATCACTCTTAATCGCACTCCGACCCTTGGAGTTCTACTGAAGACCTTGTAGCAACTAAAATTTTGACCCTACAGTAGTACCTAATCAGTAATAGAAAAGACTTTTGGTCTCGGTAAGGATATGTTCACATTACATATTGAGTGACAAAACTTAGCCATAGTCAAAAGTCCAGCTTCCATCAATATCTTAGGAATCTAGACTAATGATGAGCTACTATTTTCTACTTAAGTAGCAAGAGTTAGTTTGCGGTTAATCGTCAGTAATTAGGCAGAAAATAAATTTTTTTTGTGACTTTGCCTGAACCAATGGCTTTTTTGAGTGAACCATCTGTGCCAAATTCAAGCTTGACCATCGAAATTGCCCGAAATCGGACAGATAGAGTTGCCGGACAAAATCAGGCATAATCCTTAAACAGCGAGGGATAGAGGAAAACATACATCAAGGCAGTAAATAGAAAAACCCTAGCTCACCACTAGCAGGGTTTTCTTTTTCAGTTCGATAGAATTTTGACTGCTTAAGAGAAAGCGCGTATGGTTTGACAAACTTTACCGAACATTTTCTTATTTGCCCGTGTTTTGCGCCTTTTTATTAAATTCAAATTTCATATCGGTTAGTTTTTCCGATACTTCCCATAGTTTTTTAGCGATCGCTTGGTCTTTGGATAACTCGTTTGATTCGACTTTTATTGGATAGCCGCGGATCTCCATAAACCCATTGGGGCCGAAATATTCTGCGCCTTTTAAGCCTGCTTCGGTTGCCGCCCGCAGGGTTGGTAATGCGCCCATCGTGATGTCTTGAGCAACGATGCCGTTGAGATATTCCACAATGCCACCCGCAGTTCTCTGCAATTCGGTTGCCGTCCAGCCCGGATGCGAGGCGGTTACAAGTGTGTCGATACTGTGATCTTTTAGTTTGCGGTCGAGTTCGTAGGTGAAATAAAGGTTGGCAAGTTTGCTGTCGCCGTAGGCTTTCCATTTAGCATAACTTCTCTTTTCCCAATTCAAATCATCGAAATCTATTTTGCCTATATTATGTGCGCCGCTCGAAACATTGACAATTCGTGAGCCTTTGGTGCTGATCAAAAGTTCCAAAAGCTGTCCCGTCAAAGCAAAATGTCCGAGATGATTAGTGCCGAACTGCAATTCAAAACCGTCCGTCGTTTTGGCATACGGCGGAATCATCACACCCGCATTATTAATTAGTAAATCTAGATGCAAATAATTTTTCTTAAAGTTTTCAGCGAAATTTTTAACTGATGCTAAATTCGCCAAATCAAGTTCCATCACCTTTACGTCGGCATCTTGATTCTGTTGCAGAATTTTTGCCAATGCCTTGTTTCCTTTGTCCAAATTGCGAACCGCAATGATTACAGACGCTTGTTTATTCGCTAAAACCCGTGCCGTTTCATAACCGATGCCGCTGCTAGAACCCGTGACAATTGCTACTCTCCCTTTTTGACTCAGAATATTTTCCGCGTTCCATTTTTCATTTTTCATTTTATTTACTCTCCTAAATTAATCGAATGTTCGTTTAATTAACTCTTAAAAAAAGAATTAATTCGTTACTGCATCCCACGCAATTTTATAGGTGGTTTCTAACATTTCTTCATCCAAAATTAAAGCACCACTAAAATGCTCTTTTATCAATCCAGTCAGAGGCGCAAAGGTAAAAGCGGTAAAAATTTCCAGAGAAATATCCTTAAAAACCTTCTCCTCTTTACCACGATTGAATAAATCTAGCATTGGCTGGAAATAGCTCAAACTTTCATCTTTGCAAATGCGGTCAACCATCGGGGAATTAGCAAATTGCTCCGTAAAAGCAAATCTGACCGGATTATTAATCGCGTATTGATAATAATTATTCCAGACTATTTTAAAGGCTTGCTCTACCGATAGGTTCTGGTTGACACCTTTCAAAATTTCTGCGCTCATTTCCTGCTTCACTAACAAATATAGTTTATTAAGAAGATTTTCTTTGTTTTCAAAATAGACATATATCGTTGCGGGTGAAACATTCGCGGTTTTGGCAATTTTCGACATCGAAGTATCAGCAAAACCATTGGCAGTAATCAGTTCGATTGCCGCATCACAGATGGCTTGATTTTTTTTATTGTCTTTGTGCCTCATAATTTCTATAATAAACGAGCATTCGTTTATTGGCAAGTAAAAAACTTTGATGCTACAAAGCCGAGATCCCTGCAATATATAAGAATTTCCACAAATTTCTATTTTCAGTGAGGATTCTTTAACAACTGTGTAACTAAATGGCTACTAACACGAGATAATAAGTAGTCTCTACTACCCTTAGCTGTCATCTCGTTGCCGATTACAGAACAATTCTCTGCACAGCCATAGGGTGAAATTTTGCCAAGTTTCTTGAATGAGTATGAAAACAGCCACCGAATTACAAACTCGACTGGAGCATTACTACCAGCAAATCAAAACCATCATCCTCACGCGGCAAAGTCCGATTACTGGTTTGCTACCTGCGAGTACAGCTATCACTGCTCATGGTGATTATACAGATGCTTGGGTCAGAGACAATGTTTACAGTATTTTGGCTGTTTGGGGTTTGGCGCTGGCGTACCGCAAAGTTGATGAAGATAAGGGACGCACTTACGAACTAGAACACAGCGTGATTAAGCTGATGCGTGGGTTGCTATTTGCGATGATGCGACAGGCACATAAAGTTGAGCAGTTTAAACATACTCAGTCACCTTTAGATGGCTTACACGCCAAATATAATACGGCGACGGGCGATATTGTCGTTGGTGATGATGAGTGGGGACATTTACAACTTGATGCCACATCTATATTTATCCTAATGTTGGCGCAAATGACCGCTTCAGGATTGCCGATTATTTATACGATTGATGAAGTAAACTTTGTGCAGAACTTGGTTTACTACATTGGACGAGCTTACCGCACACCCGATTACGGCATTTGGGAACGGGGTAATAAAATCAATCATGGTAGTGCTGAGTTAAACGCTAGTTCTGTAGGAATGGCGAAAGCAGCACTAGAAGCCATAAATGAACTAGATTTATTTGGGGTGCGGGGAAGTCAAGCATCGGTAATTCATGTGCTACCTGATGAAATTGCCCGCGCCAGAAGTACCTTAGAATCGTTATTACCGAGAGAATCTGCATCTAAAGAAATTGATGCGGCACTGTTGAGTATTATTAGTTATCCGGCTTTTGCCGTGGAGAATGTCGAATTACGCGATTCTCCCAAGGAGACGCTACGCGAGCGCACTTTTAACGATATCATCAACAAACTCCAAGGCAAATACGGCTGTAAACGCTTCTTGCGTGACGGACATCAAACTGTTTTAGAAGATAACCAGCGCTTACATTACGAACCTTGGGAATTAAAGCAATTTGAGCATATCGAATGTGAATGGCCGTTATTTTTCACTTATTTACTACTTGATGGCTTATTTCGGAATGATCAAAAACAAATTCAACAATACCAAGAACTTTTAACATCATTATTAGTAGAACGCGATGGCTATTATTTATTACCAGAACTATATTATGTCCCAGCAGACAACATAGAAGCAGAAAAGTTAGCACCCCAAAGTCAACCACGATTACCGAATGCAAACATCCCTTTGGTGTGGGCGCAAAGCTTATATTTTCTCGGACAAATGTTAAGTGAAGGTTTACTGGCTGTGGGTGATATTGACCCATTAGGTAGACATTTATCTATGGGAAAAACCCGCGAAGCCCTGGTACAAATTGCCTTATTAGCCGAAGATGATGACTTACAAGCAAAACTAGCAGTTCAGGGAATTGAAACCCAAACCCCCAAGCAAGTAGAACCAATTCAAGTTAGACAAGCTGGGGAATTATCAACTATTTATACTCAAATTGGCCGCAATGATAAACTCGGTTTAACTGGGCGACCAGTAAGAAGATTGCGGAGTTTAACTACATCCCGCATCTTTCGGATTTGTGGGGAAACAGTAGTATTTTTGCCATCATTTTTAGATGCTCAACAGTTTTATTTAACTCTTGATTACCATTTTTTAGTTGATCAAATTAGAAGCGAACTTGCTTATATTCAACAATATTGGAGTGATTTAGGTCGTCCGATTTTAACTTTAATGTTGACACACACCATGTTAGAAATTGGTGCGGAAGCATTACTCGAACTGATGCAGGAACTCAAAGATGGTGTTTGCAATGGTGTGCGTGTCAAATTAGGTAGACTGAATCAGTTAATGCTGACAGGTGCGATTCAAAGAATTGATTTTTTGCAAGATGCCGAATTTTATCACTCAGCAATGCAAGATGCTGCGCCACATTGCCATTATTTGGCTTATCATCCCGGCAAAAGTTGGCGCTTAGGGCATACCCAAGAATTTCAAATGGAGTGCCAAACTAACTTAGGATTTTTATTGTCTGCTTTGCGGGCTTCGGAAAATCTTTATGAGCAAATTGAGTTATTGCAGACATTAACTCGCTTGCAAGGATTAGAATGTGACACCGGGTTTGCTGGCCCCCACCCTCGCGTGACAGTCGCTAATTTGCTGGATGAAGTTTACACCAAAGCCGGCGATTT encodes:
- the mgtE gene encoding magnesium transporter encodes the protein MLIQDIRDSLFDVSDLNQLKCDLNRLQPVDVGEYITQLPEKQRAIAFRLLNKSQAIDVFEYLPTDLQEELINSLHDVQVVQIVEAMSPDERAELFDELPAGVVKRLLQQLSPEQRQATATILGYPEGTAGRVMTTEYVRLQEGLTVGEALSKIRRQDEDKETIYYAYVTDNNRKLVRVVSLRQLLFTFPDVYIRDIASDRVLKVKTETPQEEVAQIMKRYDLIAIPVVDREDRLVGIITIDDVIDILEEEATEDIQKLAGVSGDEEALSPPLVTMRKRLPWLLAIMGLYIGAASAIAPFQSVIAAVPVLAVIMPIFSNTGGTVGIQALTVTIRGLGVGEVTPRDTFKILRKEVLAGLGTAVVLALTMMALSMIWAKPQERWVGLIAGTVMATNTMVAVTLGTLLPMGLKRLKLDPALVSGPLVTTMLDTIGFLTFLTLISVALRVFHLPQ
- a CDS encoding type II toxin-antitoxin system PemK/MazF family toxin, with amino-acid sequence MRRGEVYDARLESNEGSEQGGTRPVIIVSRDAINSSSPVVLAVPCTTYQSGKRVYPTQVLILAPDGGLKRDSIAMADQVRVLSKTRFLRLRGAVSQLVMAHLSQALLIALDLPMPEEE
- a CDS encoding ribbon-helix-helix domain-containing protein; amino-acid sequence: MKAESVRTTLAIPRELLEATDQAVLEGKARSRNDFMVQAIRRELAAQKRAAIDAALAEMASDNDYQAEVLKLETEFAAAQWEAFLLEESL
- a CDS encoding SDR family NAD(P)-dependent oxidoreductase — encoded protein: MKNEKWNAENILSQKGRVAIVTGSSSGIGYETARVLANKQASVIIAVRNLDKGNKALAKILQQNQDADVKVMELDLANLASVKNFAENFKKNYLHLDLLINNAGVMIPPYAKTTDGFELQFGTNHLGHFALTGQLLELLISTKGSRIVNVSSGAHNIGKIDFDDLNWEKRSYAKWKAYGDSKLANLYFTYELDRKLKDHSIDTLVTASHPGWTATELQRTAGGIVEYLNGIVAQDITMGALPTLRAATEAGLKGAEYFGPNGFMEIRGYPIKVESNELSKDQAIAKKLWEVSEKLTDMKFEFNKKAQNTGK
- a CDS encoding TetR/AcrR family transcriptional regulator, with translation MPINECSFIIEIMRHKDNKKNQAICDAAIELITANGFADTSMSKIAKTANVSPATIYVYFENKENLLNKLYLLVKQEMSAEILKGVNQNLSVEQAFKIVWNNYYQYAINNPVRFAFTEQFANSPMVDRICKDESLSYFQPMLDLFNRGKEEKVFKDISLEIFTAFTFAPLTGLIKEHFSGALILDEEMLETTYKIAWDAVTN
- a CDS encoding glycoside hydrolase family 15 protein translates to MKTATELQTRLEHYYQQIKTIILTRQSPITGLLPASTAITAHGDYTDAWVRDNVYSILAVWGLALAYRKVDEDKGRTYELEHSVIKLMRGLLFAMMRQAHKVEQFKHTQSPLDGLHAKYNTATGDIVVGDDEWGHLQLDATSIFILMLAQMTASGLPIIYTIDEVNFVQNLVYYIGRAYRTPDYGIWERGNKINHGSAELNASSVGMAKAALEAINELDLFGVRGSQASVIHVLPDEIARARSTLESLLPRESASKEIDAALLSIISYPAFAVENVELRDSPKETLRERTFNDIINKLQGKYGCKRFLRDGHQTVLEDNQRLHYEPWELKQFEHIECEWPLFFTYLLLDGLFRNDQKQIQQYQELLTSLLVERDGYYLLPELYYVPADNIEAEKLAPQSQPRLPNANIPLVWAQSLYFLGQMLSEGLLAVGDIDPLGRHLSMGKTREALVQIALLAEDDDLQAKLAVQGIETQTPKQVEPIQVRQAGELSTIYTQIGRNDKLGLTGRPVRRLRSLTTSRIFRICGETVVFLPSFLDAQQFYLTLDYHFLVDQIRSELAYIQQYWSDLGRPILTLMLTHTMLEIGAEALLELMQELKDGVCNGVRVKLGRLNQLMLTGAIQRIDFLQDAEFYHSAMQDAAPHCHYLAYHPGKSWRLGHTQEFQMECQTNLGFLLSALRASENLYEQIELLQTLTRLQGLECDTGFAGPHPRVTVANLLDEVYTKAGDLGLWAVVRRAAGLLQMVDIGLSDAVTSILVRGKQIAVGRAYSEASLITVPMPHNEITEKIKHFCREDIRDRVLTQEILLYLGTLIRSETELFQGLLTLRVGYLILLITSELAQELRVTQDEAYEKLMELSPFEIKMRLRQVLTGYTGVSNLLRQQESLHVKQKESDIEWVVLPTIAEEIEVPTGGWRRFRQAEGAVNRVPKNFFQQVWLLMKHCKGLVIGDKLERRNRLDSELMLSEMTAGEKNFALRVEHLLNKIEAPEYRQVNIEALIELGAIASKNPSLQIEEYIVLDVLIGHAVRLAWLDAHPERSDRYDEDKANAWRSFYNTSPQDCATYILKAFRFLTEFVREH